One window of the Cuculus canorus isolate bCucCan1 chromosome 13, bCucCan1.pri, whole genome shotgun sequence genome contains the following:
- the ATMIN gene encoding ATM interactor isoform X1: MAAAAGRRGGALGRPPAPVPAGDPPPPGELVRPSVTELSQVRTNILCTVPGCGKVLPNSPALDMHLSKAHPAQGGKLNAPIRKGLKTSQKFYCCPIEGCPRGPNRPFSQFSLVKQHFMKMHAEKKHKCDKCSNSYGTEWYLKRHIEVCGKTFQCTCGCPYASRTALLSHIYRTGHEIPAEHRDPPSKKRKMEAAEHNQQLAEKPNEAFINTHNNNPGTQELESSEVKLVASLEGSRSSNFTNQMQPKCTPKMLLPKPKVALVKLPVMQLAHLPIYVSATDSSVKPAVVAVDNQGSVVSTVHLLPQSIGILIPALEAETLVFKDSMPVSKVTNSGDREPVSTGVQVELDKITSNNIGQELGNVCHKNKISSINIQTDLSYISQNFVPAAAWTPNSSVSSCSQTDLSFSSQVSLPISVQTQTLLPASKLASSKAQTDAFSQVCFPTCGVSRETQTQDSMDGRVQMDQAVMCSNIFDNVHSSYNVSTDIELPENNLMPANIDQTLLQRSNCKSLNQDTVKSESLISFNTQTNILPPQNTTDNQTQTMDLLSDLENIFSGNMSSQTLDNRGLLSETSSNADTHLPSGPSQSTGIDFDIEEFFSASNIQTQTEESELGTLNSEPVLESLDIETQTDFLFSDSATQSYSCRGNSNFLGLEMFDTQTQTDLNFFLDSNTHLPLGSILKQSSFSMSTDSSDTETQTEVYPAAKTTPPQNIESKVQLSSAETQTMDSCFENLGSLFLTSNETQTAMDDFLLADLAWNTMESQFSSVETQTCEELCSLFQSSDKPSH, translated from the exons atggcggcggcggccgggCGGCGTGGCGGGGCGCTGGGGCGGCCCCCGGCCCCCGTGCCCGCGGGGGACCCGCCGCCCCCCGGCGAGCTGGTGCGGCCCTCGGTGACAGAGCTGTCGCAAGTGAGGACCAACATCCTGTGCACGGTGCCGGGCTGCGGCAAGGTGCTGCCCAACAGCCCCGCGCTCGACATGCACCTCAGCAAGGCCCACCCGGCGCAG GGTGGGAAACTTAATGCACCGATAAGGAAGGGTTtgaaaacttcacagaaattcTACTGCTGTCCTATTGAAGGCTGCCCTAGAGGACCAAACAGGCCATTTTCCCAATTTTCTCTTGTAAAACAG CACTTTATGAAAATGCATGCTGAAAAGAAGCACAAATGTGATAAATGTAGTAACTCCTATGGTACGGAATGGTATTTGAAACGGCATATAGAGGTCTGTGGCAAGACTTTCCAGTGTACTTGTGGGTGCCCTTATGCCAGCAGAACAGCATTACTGTCTCATATTTACAGAACTGGCCATGAAATTCCTGCAGAACACAG GGATCCTCCtagtaagaaaaggaaaatggaagcCGCCGAACATAAtcagcagctggcagagaaacCAAATGAAGCGTTCATCAATACACACAATAATAATCCTGGCACTCAGGAACTGGAGTCCTCTGAAGTGAAGCTAGTGGCCTCTCTGGAAGGCTCCCGCAGTTCTAACTTCAcgaaccaaatgcagccaaaATGCACACCGAAGATGCTTTTGCCAAAGCCCAAGGTGGCTTTGGTTAAACTCCCAGTGATGCAGCTTGCTCACTTGCCTATATACGTGTCTGCAACAGACTCTTCTGTCAAACCTGCTGTAGTGGCTGTTGATAATCAAGGGTCAGTTGTAAGTACTGTTCATTTATTGCCTCAATCTATAGGAATTCTCATTCCAGCGCTGGAGGCAGAAACACTTGTATTTAAAGATAGTATGCCTGTCTCAAAAGTGACCAATTCTGGTGATCGTGAACCAGTAAGTACAGGTGTGCAAGTTGAGTTGGATAAGATTACGTCAAATAACATAGGGCAAGAACTGGGGAATGTTTGTCACaagaataaaatttcttcaATAAATATACAGACTGACTTATCttatatttcacagaattttgTACCGGCTGCAGCCTGGACTCCCAATTCTTctgtctcctcctgctctcagACAGATCTGTCATTCAGTTCACAGGTTTCGTTACCCATTAGTGTACAAACACAGACGCTGCTGCCTGCTTCCAAACTGGCTTCATCCAAAGCACAGACTGATGCTTTCAGTCAGGTTTGTTTTCCAACGTGTGGTGTTTCTAGAGAGACTCAAACACAGGACTCTATGGATGGAAGAGTGCAAATGGACCAGGCTGTCATGTGCAGTAACATCTTCGACAATGTTCATTCGTCATATAATGTTTCTACTGACATTGAACTTccagaaaacaatttaatgCCTGCAAATATAGATCAAACCTTGCTGCAAAGGAGTAATTGCAAGAGCCTGAATCAAGATACAGTGAAGTCTGAATCCCTTATCAGCTTCAATACACAGACAAATATCCTTCCACCTCAAAATACAACGGATAATCAAACCCAGACAATGGACCTACTAAGTGAtctggaaaatatcttttcaggAAACATGTCCAGCCAGACACTGGATAACCGTGGCCTTTTGTCTGAGACAAGTTCTAATGCTGACACACATCTGCCGTCTGGTCCATCACAGAGCACGGGAATAGACTTTGACATTGAAGAGTTCTTTTCAGCATCCAATATTCAAACTCAGACTGAAGAGAGTGAGCTTGGTACCCTGAACTCTGAGCCAGTTTTGGAGTCACTAGACATTGAAACTCAGactgatttcttattttcagacaGTGCCACTCAATCATACAGCTGCCGAGGAAATTCTAACTTTTTAGGTTTGGAGATGTTTGATACACAGACCCAGACAGACTTGAATTTCTTTCTGGACAGTAATACCCACCTGCCTTTAGGAAGTATTCTGAAGCAGTCTAGTTTCTCCATGAGTACTGACTCATCTGACACAGAAACCCAGACAGAAGTGTATCCGGCTGCTAAAACTACACCTCCTCAGAATATTGAAAGCAAAGTCCAGCTCAGTAGCGCTGAAACACAGACTATGGACAGCTGCTTTGAGAATCTAGGGAGTTTATTCCTTACCAGCAATGAGACACAGACAGCAATGGATGACTTTCTTCTGGCTGACTTAGCTTGGAATACAATGGAGTCCCAGTTCAGTTCAGTAGAAACACAGACCTGTGAAGAGCTGTGCTCCTTGTTTCAGAGCTCTGACAAGCCCAGCCATTGA
- the ATMIN gene encoding ATM interactor isoform X2, producing MAAAAGRRGGALGRPPAPVPAGDPPPPGELVRPSVTELSQVRTNILCTVPGCGKVLPNSPALDMHLSKAHPAQGGKLNAPIRKGLKTSQKFYCCPIEGCPRGPNRPFSQFSLVKQHFMKMHAEKKHKCDKCSNSYGTEWYLKRHIEVCGKTFQCTCGCPYASRTALLSHIYRTGHEIPAEHRDPPSKKRKMEAAEHNQQLAEKPNEAFINTHNNNPGTQELESSEVKLVASLEGSRSSNFTNQMQPKCTPKMLLPKPKVALVKLPVMQLAHLPIYVSATDSSVKPAVVAVDNQGSVNFVPAAAWTPNSSVSSCSQTDLSFSSQVSLPISVQTQTLLPASKLASSKAQTDAFSQVCFPTCGVSRETQTQDSMDGRVQMDQAVMCSNIFDNVHSSYNVSTDIELPENNLMPANIDQTLLQRSNCKSLNQDTVKSESLISFNTQTNILPPQNTTDNQTQTMDLLSDLENIFSGNMSSQTLDNRGLLSETSSNADTHLPSGPSQSTGIDFDIEEFFSASNIQTQTEESELGTLNSEPVLESLDIETQTDFLFSDSATQSYSCRGNSNFLGLEMFDTQTQTDLNFFLDSNTHLPLGSILKQSSFSMSTDSSDTETQTEVYPAAKTTPPQNIESKVQLSSAETQTMDSCFENLGSLFLTSNETQTAMDDFLLADLAWNTMESQFSSVETQTCEELCSLFQSSDKPSH from the exons atggcggcggcggccgggCGGCGTGGCGGGGCGCTGGGGCGGCCCCCGGCCCCCGTGCCCGCGGGGGACCCGCCGCCCCCCGGCGAGCTGGTGCGGCCCTCGGTGACAGAGCTGTCGCAAGTGAGGACCAACATCCTGTGCACGGTGCCGGGCTGCGGCAAGGTGCTGCCCAACAGCCCCGCGCTCGACATGCACCTCAGCAAGGCCCACCCGGCGCAG GGTGGGAAACTTAATGCACCGATAAGGAAGGGTTtgaaaacttcacagaaattcTACTGCTGTCCTATTGAAGGCTGCCCTAGAGGACCAAACAGGCCATTTTCCCAATTTTCTCTTGTAAAACAG CACTTTATGAAAATGCATGCTGAAAAGAAGCACAAATGTGATAAATGTAGTAACTCCTATGGTACGGAATGGTATTTGAAACGGCATATAGAGGTCTGTGGCAAGACTTTCCAGTGTACTTGTGGGTGCCCTTATGCCAGCAGAACAGCATTACTGTCTCATATTTACAGAACTGGCCATGAAATTCCTGCAGAACACAG GGATCCTCCtagtaagaaaaggaaaatggaagcCGCCGAACATAAtcagcagctggcagagaaacCAAATGAAGCGTTCATCAATACACACAATAATAATCCTGGCACTCAGGAACTGGAGTCCTCTGAAGTGAAGCTAGTGGCCTCTCTGGAAGGCTCCCGCAGTTCTAACTTCAcgaaccaaatgcagccaaaATGCACACCGAAGATGCTTTTGCCAAAGCCCAAGGTGGCTTTGGTTAAACTCCCAGTGATGCAGCTTGCTCACTTGCCTATATACGTGTCTGCAACAGACTCTTCTGTCAAACCTGCTGTAGTGGCTGTTGATAATCAAGGGTCAGTT aattttgTACCGGCTGCAGCCTGGACTCCCAATTCTTctgtctcctcctgctctcagACAGATCTGTCATTCAGTTCACAGGTTTCGTTACCCATTAGTGTACAAACACAGACGCTGCTGCCTGCTTCCAAACTGGCTTCATCCAAAGCACAGACTGATGCTTTCAGTCAGGTTTGTTTTCCAACGTGTGGTGTTTCTAGAGAGACTCAAACACAGGACTCTATGGATGGAAGAGTGCAAATGGACCAGGCTGTCATGTGCAGTAACATCTTCGACAATGTTCATTCGTCATATAATGTTTCTACTGACATTGAACTTccagaaaacaatttaatgCCTGCAAATATAGATCAAACCTTGCTGCAAAGGAGTAATTGCAAGAGCCTGAATCAAGATACAGTGAAGTCTGAATCCCTTATCAGCTTCAATACACAGACAAATATCCTTCCACCTCAAAATACAACGGATAATCAAACCCAGACAATGGACCTACTAAGTGAtctggaaaatatcttttcaggAAACATGTCCAGCCAGACACTGGATAACCGTGGCCTTTTGTCTGAGACAAGTTCTAATGCTGACACACATCTGCCGTCTGGTCCATCACAGAGCACGGGAATAGACTTTGACATTGAAGAGTTCTTTTCAGCATCCAATATTCAAACTCAGACTGAAGAGAGTGAGCTTGGTACCCTGAACTCTGAGCCAGTTTTGGAGTCACTAGACATTGAAACTCAGactgatttcttattttcagacaGTGCCACTCAATCATACAGCTGCCGAGGAAATTCTAACTTTTTAGGTTTGGAGATGTTTGATACACAGACCCAGACAGACTTGAATTTCTTTCTGGACAGTAATACCCACCTGCCTTTAGGAAGTATTCTGAAGCAGTCTAGTTTCTCCATGAGTACTGACTCATCTGACACAGAAACCCAGACAGAAGTGTATCCGGCTGCTAAAACTACACCTCCTCAGAATATTGAAAGCAAAGTCCAGCTCAGTAGCGCTGAAACACAGACTATGGACAGCTGCTTTGAGAATCTAGGGAGTTTATTCCTTACCAGCAATGAGACACAGACAGCAATGGATGACTTTCTTCTGGCTGACTTAGCTTGGAATACAATGGAGTCCCAGTTCAGTTCAGTAGAAACACAGACCTGTGAAGAGCTGTGCTCCTTGTTTCAGAGCTCTGACAAGCCCAGCCATTGA
- the CENPN gene encoding centromere protein N → MDESVAEYIRRTILKIPREEIKTMLQKWGFLSEAQLQTINFHQIKDNISQEVVQLCEENCANIKQAAVLDVIYNHIYPNKRMWSVYQMRKTGEETEFFDLTDFKKKFKKFLRSALNNVTINFREYEDNAIWIRVAWGTPYTKPNQYKTSYVVYHSQTPYVFVSASMLRSNLPLLCQALIFASNYHDIREMELRSHCLNSLKDIVFKRYSQNFQTYCPRPLQERSVAPETDLRIIQQNRSEKERIQRLNQELFGDGPLPKLEFAQYKLETVFKSDPKMGVLDKKEPFRCLVKFSSPHLLESLRSLAPAGMADAPLSPLLTCIPQKARNYFKIRERKSIVPGSFVSP, encoded by the exons ATGGATGAATCTGTTGCTGAGTACATCCGGAGAACCATCCTGAAAATCCCACGAGAGGAAATCAAGACAATGCTACAGAAATGGGGCTTTCTCTCCGAGGCACAGCTGCAAACCATAAACTTCCACCAGATAAAGGACAACATTTCTCAAGAAGTTGTTCAACTCTGTGAG GAAAATTGTGCAAACATAAAGCAAGCAGCTGTCCTAGACGTAAttt ACAACCACATCTACCCAAACAAAAGAATGTGGAGCGTTTACCAGATGAGAAAAACAG GGGAAGAAACGGAATTTTTTGACTTGAcagatttcaaaaaaaaatttaagaaatttctTCGATCAGCCTTGAACAAT gTCACCATCAACTTTAGAGAATATGAGGATAATGCAATCTGGATTAGAGTTGCCTGGGGAACACcatacacaaaaccaaaccagtacAAGACCAGCTATGTTGTGTACCATTCACAGACTCCCTACGTCTTCGTTTCTGCCTCAATGTTGAGGAGCAACTTGCCTCTGCTGTGTCAG gccCTGATTTTTGCTTCCAATTACCATGACATCCGTGAAATGGAGCTTCGAAGTCATTGTTTAAACTCCCTTAAAGATATTGTGTTTAAGAGATATAGCCAG AACTTCCAAACATATTGTCCAAGACCTCTGCAAGAAAGGAGCGTAGCACCAGAAACTG ATTTAAGGATAAttcaacaaaacagaagtgagaaagaaagaatacaaagacTGAATCAGGAACTTTTTGGTGATGGTCCCCTACCAAAACTTGAATTTGCACAATATAAG CTTGAGACAGTGTTTAAAAGTGATCCTAAAATGGGTGTTTTGGATAAAAAAGAACCATTCAGATGTCTGGTCAAGTTTTCTAGTCCACATCTTTTAGAATCGCTCAGATCCTTGGCACCAGCGG GTATGGCTGATGCACCACTTTCACCACTGCTTACATGTATTCCACAAAAAGCTaggaattactttaaaattagagagagaaaaagtattGTTCCAGGAAGCTTTGTAAGCCCTTAA
- the CMC2 gene encoding COX assembly mitochondrial protein 2 homolog isoform X1: protein MAEPGGTRPRGRARGRSPSAARASRQPPPAFRNTQSYAAGSPKLPNHTPQDSTAAQSDGALPPSRPIRQRVTPQPPNQKAPASLPAALWGRRCEGSVCGFRSGLFWSPALRPGAATSVLASPGRRLEAPGGLQRAVLRGAVGLSMPHFSMLSADFFCPASVSSLYKGVLRESTD, encoded by the exons ATGGCAGAACCGGGCGGAACCAGGCCCCGCGGCAGGGCTCGTGGCAGGAGCCCCTCAGCCGCCCGCGCTTCCCGCCAACCGCCGCCCGCCTTTCGAAACACCCAATCATACGCCGCGGGGTCACCCAAGCTACCCAATCATACGCCGCAGGACTCCACAGCCGCCCAATCAGACGGCGCGTTACCCCCCAGCCGCCCAATCAGACAGCGCGTTACCCCCCAGCCGCCCAATCAGAAGGCTCCCGCCTCCCTCCCTGCCGCGCTCTGGGGTCGGCGCTGTGAGGGCTCTGTGTGCGGCTTCCGGTCGGGGCTGTTCTGGTCACCCGCGCTTCGTCCCGGCGCGGCGACCTCGGTGCTGGCCTCGCCTGGCCGGCGACTGGA GGCTCCAGGGGGTCTGCAAAGGGCTGTTCTGAGGGGCGCCGTGGGGCTCTCCATGCCCCATTTCTCTATGCTGTCAGCTGACTTTTTCTGCCCTGCGTCTGTCTCATCGCTGTATAAAGGAGTTCTGAGAGAATCTACAGACTGA